In Saccharothrix violaceirubra, the following are encoded in one genomic region:
- a CDS encoding protein kinase domain-containing protein, translating to MALAESLLAWLHGWAGVPLCFGDWAWTTTAMGALIGVLPTVAALLSIGVRRIVGNSYGPITGGLFAVLGVVSTLVLPWVLFSNTFHALDDRTLPGIGSLDESPCVAFTQQEYLVDAPSIYRAITNQEGALFLGAACVTALLALLCLLFVMTQAGSAFRLGPSWPRRVFWPPFAFLLVAVSALPVTMVGHLLLGFFPIALIGSLVVRVFGLTTAMLNRPGRDRGTPPAPQGQPHQPSRPQQQPQQQPRQSNQPPPAPLGPGQKPPPYQPAQIPPYQPVPPYRPTPPQRHYPPTRVAEVPPVNRPQQTPPPTRVDQPSQQPAPTRVEQPSQQPAPLANTPGPLPFGPESGNHEAPSSPVSGKVWNPAGGRFRRVRQLGSGGFGTVWLAVDTQLDRTVAVKLAHAPDNDTEQRMLREARALAAVRHPNCVRVFDIVQDPDGLAIVMEYIDGAALSDVVVKNGLLQDAFAARLWVTMADALAAAHDRGVLHRDVKPSNVIVDGEGNAHLIDFGIARAKGDTTLTATGMMVGTPDFLAPETARGENATPASDAWQLAATVSYALTGHPPRGSRENPISSLMAAAKGEPCVKLPQLSAHHRLLTNALDQDPKRRPTLAQIRGELTSYLSRTGVSKEGPVTRMIDRPEPPTRPVR from the coding sequence GTGGCGCTGGCCGAGTCGTTGCTCGCGTGGCTGCACGGCTGGGCCGGGGTGCCGCTGTGCTTCGGCGACTGGGCCTGGACGACGACCGCGATGGGCGCGCTCATCGGCGTGCTGCCGACCGTGGCCGCGCTGCTGTCGATCGGTGTGCGGCGGATCGTGGGCAACTCGTACGGCCCGATCACCGGCGGCCTGTTCGCGGTGCTGGGCGTGGTGAGCACGCTCGTGCTCCCGTGGGTCCTGTTCTCCAACACCTTCCACGCGCTCGACGACCGGACGCTGCCCGGCATCGGCTCGTTGGACGAGTCGCCGTGCGTGGCGTTCACACAGCAGGAGTACCTGGTGGACGCGCCGTCGATCTACCGCGCGATCACCAACCAGGAAGGGGCGCTGTTCCTGGGTGCGGCGTGCGTCACGGCACTGCTCGCGTTGCTGTGCCTGCTCTTCGTGATGACGCAGGCGGGTTCGGCCTTCCGACTCGGCCCGTCGTGGCCGCGCCGGGTGTTCTGGCCGCCGTTCGCGTTCCTCCTCGTGGCCGTGTCGGCACTGCCCGTGACGATGGTCGGCCACCTGCTGCTCGGATTCTTCCCGATTGCGCTGATCGGCTCCCTGGTCGTGCGTGTTTTCGGGTTGACTACCGCCATGCTGAACCGTCCCGGCCGCGACCGCGGCACCCCGCCGGCTCCCCAGGGGCAGCCTCACCAGCCGAGCCGGCCCCAGCAGCAACCGCAGCAGCAGCCCCGGCAGTCGAACCAGCCGCCGCCCGCACCCCTGGGGCCCGGCCAGAAGCCGCCGCCGTACCAGCCCGCGCAGATCCCGCCGTACCAGCCCGTGCCGCCGTACCGGCCGACGCCGCCGCAGCGCCACTACCCGCCGACGCGGGTCGCCGAGGTGCCGCCGGTGAACCGGCCCCAGCAGACCCCGCCGCCCACGCGCGTGGACCAGCCGTCGCAGCAGCCCGCGCCCACGCGCGTCGAGCAGCCGTCGCAGCAGCCCGCGCCGCTGGCCAACACGCCGGGACCGCTGCCGTTCGGGCCCGAGAGCGGCAACCACGAGGCCCCGAGTTCGCCGGTGTCGGGCAAGGTGTGGAACCCGGCGGGCGGCCGGTTCCGCCGCGTGCGGCAGCTCGGCAGCGGCGGCTTCGGCACCGTGTGGCTGGCCGTGGACACCCAGCTCGACCGGACCGTCGCGGTCAAGCTCGCGCACGCGCCGGACAACGACACCGAGCAGCGCATGCTGCGCGAGGCCCGTGCGCTGGCGGCCGTGCGCCACCCCAACTGCGTGCGCGTGTTCGACATCGTCCAGGACCCGGACGGGCTGGCGATCGTCATGGAGTACATCGACGGCGCCGCGCTGTCGGACGTGGTCGTGAAGAACGGCCTGCTCCAGGACGCGTTCGCGGCCCGGCTGTGGGTGACGATGGCCGACGCCCTGGCCGCCGCGCACGACCGCGGCGTGCTGCACCGGGACGTGAAGCCCTCCAACGTGATCGTCGACGGCGAGGGCAACGCGCACCTGATCGACTTCGGCATCGCGCGGGCCAAGGGCGACACGACCCTGACCGCCACCGGCATGATGGTCGGCACGCCCGACTTCCTGGCGCCGGAGACCGCACGCGGCGAGAACGCCACGCCCGCCTCGGACGCGTGGCAGCTGGCCGCGACCGTGAGCTACGCGCTGACCGGGCACCCGCCGCGCGGGTCGCGGGAGAACCCGATCTCGTCGCTGATGGCCGCCGCCAAGGGCGAGCCGTGCGTGAAGCTGCCCCAGCTCAGCGCGCACCACCGCCTGCTCACCAAC